From the genome of Trichosurus vulpecula isolate mTriVul1 chromosome 6, mTriVul1.pri, whole genome shotgun sequence:
gtttaagtgacttgcccatggtcagacagctaataagcgtctgagtccagatttgaactcatggagattagctttcctgactctagtcctggaAGTCTGTCCCCTGTgccacctctgatatttactggcTGGTtaggcctgggcaagtcactcaacttctttcAGGCCCagcttctcatctttaaaatggggataatgatggccCCTACCTTCCAGGCTTGTTgtgtgtatcaaatgagatagcatatatgATGCCccttgcaaaccttagagcactctataaatgtcagctatggtAACACATTAAGGACATATTAGTTTCTAAAATAAATACTCATCTGCTTACATACTGCATCCCATCTATTGAGTGCAAGCTCTTTAAAGACAATGACTgccttttattttgtcttttgatcCTAACAGCGGAAATGGTTCCATTCAATTTAAGTCACAAATATTGATGATCTTCCTTCTATGTTCAACACACTGTGCTATACCACCACACTGGATTGAATAGACACTTGAACAATCCTTGTTGGAGACCTGGGCCCTTTTAGGCTAGGTGCTCTCCACCTTTGGGAAGAACAAGAGAGTATGATCTTTGCCATTCCAGTCCTATAAAGCTATATGAACTATAAAGTTCAGGGCTTCCATGTTAAGCAAGTCTTGCCCATCGCTCTCAGGGCCTCTTTGACCTCCTTATTCCTCAGGCTATAGATCAGGGGATTCAGCATGGGGATGATGATGCCATAAAACACCGAGGCTATTTTATCATTCTCCTGGGACTCACTAGAAGAAGGCTGTAAGTACATGTAAGAAAGAGTGCCATAGTAAATTGTGACAGCTGTCAGGTGGGAGGCACAAGTGGAGAAGGCTTTGTGTCTCCCTGCAGCAGAGCGCATCCTCAAGATGGCAGCCAGGATGTAAATGTAGGAGAAGAACACCACTATCACAGTGCTTATCAGGTTGAAACCCACACAGACAATTAACAACATAACATTGATATTAATTCTGGAACAGGAAAGGGCCAGGAGTGGGGGCACATCACAGAAAAAGTGATTGACTGTGTAGGAATTacagaagaacagagaaaaggtaaAACCTGTATGAATAGAGGCATTCAGGGATCCCATAATATAAGACCCAGCAACAAGATGGATGCAGGCCCTCTGAGACATGACCACTGGGTAGTGCAGGGGGTTACAAATGGCCACATACCGGTCTATGGCCATGGCTGCAAGAAGGTAACAATCAGCTGTAGCAAATGTAACATAAACCAACAGTTGGATCAGACATCCTGAGAATGAGATAGATTTGTGAGACACCAGGAAGTTTTGTAGCATCTTTGGAGTGATGGCAGAGGTGTAACAGAGGTCAACAAAAGCCAAGTGTTGGAGAAAAAAGTACATGGGAGTGTGGAGGTGGGAGTCAGTCTTGATGATCAGAATCATACCAACATTGCCCACTAAAGATGTGACATAGACAAGCAGAAAAACAAGGAACAGGGCATACTGCAGGTCTTGGCGGTTGGTAAATCCCAGCAGAATGAATTCAGTCAGTATGGTGCTGTTTCCCTGAGTCATGGCTATAGCAGATATCTATGaaagagaggtaaagaaaaaagGACCAAGAGAATAGGTGAGCTCATGTTAACCCAGGACTGGGGATGAATAAGTGTTGAGTTTTTATGTGGCTTTCTTGGTGGTTCACATTCTAAGCTTTGTCTTGCAAGGCTAGCATACATAATATGGTTTGTTTCCCCCTAGATATTATGCCTTTGATTTGGATAAAGCACCATCTCTTGGTCAAGGGCACTTTTGTTGTGGTTGGGACTGCTAGGTTTTTTTAAGTGTGATTAATTGATAAATATTGAaccacaataataatgataataataataagaataattttgTTATTACCCTGACCCCCTTCCAAGCCCTGATAGTAGAACATAACGATTAtataatgaaatgaatgaaatgtttTTTACTAACttagagaataataataacaattataacaACTacaaagctagcatttctacagcgctttaaggtttgctaagcactttacaaatattatctcatatgaccttcacaaaaaccctggatgGCAGATGccatttttatccctattttacagatgaggaaaatgaagtaaagagaagttaaataaattacccagggtcacagagctaggatctgaagccagatttgaactcagatcttcacaACTCCAAGTCTGCAGCTTTATCGATTGTACCTAGCTGAAAAATCAGACTATTGGACTAGAAGGTTTCTcaggtcctgtccagctctctATGGATGGACCTTTCTGTGAGAACCTTGGGTCTACCTGAGCCTTAGTTTATGGTCAGATAGTCATGCTTAGTTAGAACTGTTTCTTTTCAGAAATAAGACCTCAGCCCATTTCTGGAGTACACTGGCCTGGGGAACTAAAGCGACATTCGTCAAAGACTCCAGGAGGGCACATGAATCACATTGTATGACTAATCTCCAATGACGGAGCTTCACAGGGGTCACCTAAAATAAGGTGACAGAGTTTTAAACAAATTCTCCAGAGCTTACACATCCCAGTGAGGTCTCTACCTCTTCACAGTAGTACCTTTGGAAATTAGTACACTTACTTCAGCTGTGGATCTATTACTGCTCAGGCTGAGAGATCAGATCCTAAGCCAGGGCAGCCTAGAGCATCTCTGGTCCCTTTGTTGGACTATTCCCTCTCACTGGAGGAAACTCTCTTTCCTTAGCAGCTAGGTTAGGTTTTGGAACCAGACAAAAATTGTTTGGAGCCAAGTCTGGGCAATAATGTGGGGGAGGAGATCCCTCGGGGGTTATAAATTGtgaaacaaaaaatgaagcagaTTGATTTGTGGTTGTAATCTTGGCTCTGAAAAGCCAGCCAGAGAGGAGTTCAGATATAGATGGTTTGAGCAATGGTGTCATGGGATATGGTGCTGGGGATGACTTTCAGGGAACTGATAAGAAGGGAAGATTGATCCCTTATTAAATTTGATTACAGAAGCATTCATTATTGCAGTGCCTACTACTACAAGGCAGAGACAAGGCAGTGATGGAGGGCATAGAGAGGCCACCTCAGAGTCCAAAAAGACCTTGGTTGAAGCCTTACCTTTCATCCATACTGGCTTCTCAAGGCTCTAGGTAATTCTCTATGACTACAAGCTGTAAAGCTGGTGCTACTTGTAGTGACAGAGAGATTTTCCTCATCATAAGtttcctatatcaataaaatcgtAGGTCTTCTATTCCCTCCCTCAAATAAAGAAGCACAAAGCCTAGGTTGGGCTAAAGGACAAAAAAAGTGAAACCCTTTCTGCCATCGGGGAGGTTACATTTTACTAGCGACATGTAACATGTCCACAGATATGGAAGTGCAAGCTGGGAGTAAAGGGAACAAAGgagagatcacagaatcatgggaTCATCAATCTGGAGCTAGACAAGGCTTCAGATGCCAACTAGTCCTTtcccatcattttaaagatgaaaaattaaaggCCAGAAAAGGGAAGTGTCTTACTGAAAGTCACAAAATAGTAAGCATCAGATCAGGCAAAAGTTATTAAAGGGCTATCTGTAAAAATATATGACATGACTTTACAGACTCAATgcatggtatttttttctttggaaagaatCTAGACCTGTAATTTAATATGTAAAATTCACTTCCCTTCACGCAGATTGACAGTGTTTCTACAatctgtagtcttagagagtggtcTCAGGGTCCTGAGAGGCATCAGAGCATAGTTGGAAATGAGCTGTTCATCCCTAAGTCAGGgacatctgagttcaagtcttgcctttgagataaactgggtgtgtgaccctggatctTGTATACAATAGACAtcaagtaaatgcttaatgaatggaTTAGACCTACCTGGTACACCCAAACATTTATAGAGCCATTAAACTGCACCGTTGACTACTGGGAAATGTTCAGTATAAAGGTGGGTCAGTGAGAGAAGTAGGTGGAGTCAGAAAACCACAGAATGTTGGTTCTGgaagaaaactaggaaaagagAATATGGAGTATTCAAGATAGATGGCATTATAGGGAACATCTAGTCCAAATATCTCATCTTACCAGAGATCAAAGGACCCCAGGCTGGCAGAGTCACTTTGCCCTCAGTCACGTGATGAGTTAGATGTAGAGGTGACAGTGGAAGCAGGTACTGTGATCTTTTATCCAGTCCTCTTTCCCTAGACCATAGTGCCTGCCTCCATGCTCAGATGGCAAAAAGAGAAAGGCATTTTTGCATTTAGCAGAAGCTTCTACAAGCAGCGATTTTCTCCGTCTCAAGAAAatgcttctcctctttccttttagaATTGATCTGGTCCTTCCTCTGAAGGCCAGTAAGTTGCCCAGCAATGCAGAAGGTTAATGACTCACCCCATCATCAGGGCCTCCTACTGTCTTTCCATCTTGGCTTTGATGAGAGGAGGGTCTGCGTAGCCTCAGAACCAGTCCCTTAGCTCCTAGAATACACCATTCTGGGGACAATGGAGAATGAATGCTTCCTTGAACATCCGGGGATCTCACTTGGGATTCTCCTGCTTCCACCAAGTCCAGGCTGACAGGAATGCTAAGAAAGCATCCTTGCAGGTGCACTGAATGGAGCTATACATAAGCTAGGTCTTTGGAATTGGGACCCATTCTCCTGGGCCTCTCTAGCCCTGGGGACCATGGAGAGCTCAGGAGAAAAATCCTCATTGGCTGCTCTTGGGCTGTCTCAGAGCTGGGCTTCCCAGAGGAGTTTCTATTGTTTTTCCAGGCTCTTCTCAGGGATTTGtttgaataataattataatgagagGGAGAGTGGTATAGCAGAGAAAGAGCCAGGCAgtgagccaggaagacttgggttctagacCCACCACTGACATATTTTCTGtatgactctgtgcaagtcacttggTCTCTCAGAGCTCTAgataattctctaggattcttagTTGAAGAAAAGCTGCTGACTTACATTGATAAAGGGAACATCCTTACCTGGGAGTTtgctatagcaatgaaatcaccagTCCAGTACTTACTGTAATAATTAtaatgttgttgtggttgttcagtcatatctgactcctgatcactccatttgaggttttcttggcaaagatacaagagtggtttgtcattcccttttccagctcattttccatatgaggaaactgaagcaaacagtgttaagcgacttgcccaggatcacatagatagtaggtgtctaaagctggatttgaactcaggaagatgtgtcttcctggtcccaagcccagaactctagtCACTGCAACACCTAACCAGTATCAGGAAGCAAACATGAGGCTGAGAATGAGGGCCACTCCAATCAACAAAGAAACTGATACTTGTCTTACCAACATTCCCTGTTTCTTCATACCAAGGCTTATAGGACCCTGTATAGCAATAAGATTGAAAGAGTAGAGTGTCTTGCCATCCGGGACAGTGGCTCTCAAATCAAACTCATAGTTCAGCTCTTGCA
Proteins encoded in this window:
- the LOC118855171 gene encoding putative olfactory receptor 5AK3: MTQGNSTILTEFILLGFTNRQDLQYALFLVFLLVYVTSLVGNVGMILIIKTDSHLHTPMYFFLQHLAFVDLCYTSAITPKMLQNFLVSHKSISFSGCLIQLLVYVTFATADCYLLAAMAIDRYVAICNPLHYPVVMSQRACIHLVAGSYIMGSLNASIHTGFTFSLFFCNSYTVNHFFCDVPPLLALSCSRININVMLLIVCVGFNLISTVIVVFFSYIYILAAILRMRSAAGRHKAFSTCASHLTAVTIYYGTLSYMYLQPSSSESQENDKIASVFYGIIIPMLNPLIYSLRNKEVKEALRAMGKTCLTWKP